A single genomic interval of Bacillus sp. es.036 harbors:
- a CDS encoding nucleoside 2-deoxyribosyltransferase — translation MNFYIASSFQNKQHVQTLAAELKRHGFKHTYDWTKNEKAATLDELASIGEAELEAVKKADILIVLLPGGKGTHIEIGIALGRDIPVYLFNEEGFHNAKEASSFYYTSGVKRVEGSEEQLVQTILERGQARA, via the coding sequence ATGAACTTTTACATCGCATCAAGTTTTCAAAACAAACAACATGTTCAGACACTAGCTGCTGAATTGAAACGTCATGGCTTCAAGCATACATACGATTGGACGAAAAACGAAAAAGCCGCCACGCTTGATGAACTTGCTTCAATAGGAGAAGCAGAATTAGAGGCAGTAAAAAAAGCTGATATTCTTATTGTTCTGCTTCCAGGAGGAAAGGGAACCCATATTGAAATTGGCATTGCGCTTGGTCGTGATATCCCAGTTTACCTTTTTAATGAAGAAGGGTTTCATAACGCTAAAGAAGCGAGCAGCTTTTACTACACAAGCGGAGTTAAGAGAGTGGAAGGTAGCGAAGAACAGCTCGTTCAAACGATTTTGGAAAGGGGTCAGGCTCGAGCCTGA
- a CDS encoding lipoprotein, whose amino-acid sequence MKRIVLLLTSLCMVTGCSHVALIFEILTVTLPY is encoded by the coding sequence ATGAAGCGTATAGTGCTTCTACTTACATCACTATGTATGGTTACGGGCTGTTCGCATGTGGCGCTTATTTTTGAAATTTTAACGGTAACGCTCCCTTACTAA